In methanogenic archaeon ISO4-H5, the following are encoded in one genomic region:
- a CDS encoding glutamine synthetase GlnA, whose product MINFRFDAVKRATAKEPIEATAPSRETSDYYGCNVFNRAAMRKYLDADTRRTIYETIERGATLDTTIAEYVAAGMKRWAIDRGVTHYTHWFQPLTGGTAEKHDSFADPRARDESIEKFSGKLLCQQEPDASSFPSGGLRNTFEARGYTAWDPSSPAFIIGDTLCIPTVFVSYAGEALDYKTPLLKSDAAVTKAASELLTIMGMPGEVTHSYLGWEQEYFLVDKDLYSQRPDLVLTDRTLIGHVSSKNQQLEDHYFGSIPARVMEFMRDLEFECYKLGIPVKTRHNEVAPGQYEIAPVYEISNLAIDHNLLLMSVMKSVAAKHSFAVLLHEKPYAGVNGSGKHCNWSIGTESGIGLFSPGKTDNENLRFLCFMANTLKAVYDNNALLKASVMTASNSHRLGANEAPPAIISSFLGTQVHSAFEELLKSKDMVKIAGKKGYSLGIPQVPELIVDNTDRNRTSPFAFTGNRFEFRAVGSSANCSGPITILNTLLAYQLEQFIATVKKQIKNGVDPLRAILDETRETYRSCQAICFDGNGYSDEWKEEAKKRGLDCESSVPVCMDAYTTKQTVKIFETEKVLTKVELESRKEVFLEIYCKRISIEAKTLGDLVTNHVIPVAIRYQNILLENVKNLKDIYGEKDFKKYAASQLDLIKCISEDISAAESEIDRLDILVEKIEANGEGRAAAVQYHDKVVPMLENIRKHVDSLELMVDDQMWPLPKYRELLFIH is encoded by the coding sequence ATGATTAATTTTAGGTTCGACGCCGTTAAGAGGGCCACTGCGAAAGAACCGATCGAAGCGACAGCTCCTTCCAGGGAGACATCCGACTACTACGGATGCAACGTATTCAACAGGGCGGCTATGAGGAAGTACCTCGATGCCGACACCCGCAGGACCATCTACGAGACCATCGAGAGGGGTGCAACCCTCGATACCACCATTGCCGAGTATGTTGCGGCCGGTATGAAGAGATGGGCCATCGACCGCGGGGTAACCCACTACACCCACTGGTTCCAGCCCCTCACCGGCGGTACCGCGGAGAAGCACGACTCCTTCGCCGACCCGCGCGCCCGTGACGAATCCATCGAGAAGTTCAGCGGAAAGCTGCTGTGCCAGCAGGAGCCTGACGCATCCTCGTTCCCCAGCGGAGGACTGAGGAACACCTTCGAGGCCAGGGGCTATACCGCATGGGACCCCTCCTCCCCCGCCTTCATCATCGGAGATACCCTCTGTATCCCCACCGTGTTCGTTTCCTACGCAGGAGAGGCCCTCGACTACAAGACCCCCCTCCTGAAATCCGACGCCGCCGTGACCAAGGCCGCCAGCGAGCTGCTGACCATCATGGGCATGCCCGGCGAGGTCACCCACTCCTATCTCGGATGGGAGCAGGAGTACTTCCTGGTCGACAAGGACCTGTACTCGCAGCGTCCCGACCTGGTGCTCACCGACCGTACCCTCATCGGACACGTATCCTCCAAGAACCAGCAGCTCGAGGACCACTACTTCGGTTCCATCCCCGCCAGGGTCATGGAGTTCATGAGAGACCTGGAGTTCGAGTGCTACAAGCTCGGAATCCCTGTCAAGACCAGGCACAACGAGGTGGCACCGGGACAGTACGAAATCGCACCCGTGTACGAAATCTCCAACCTGGCCATCGACCACAACCTTCTGCTCATGTCCGTCATGAAGTCCGTGGCGGCCAAGCACAGCTTCGCCGTGCTGCTCCACGAGAAGCCCTATGCGGGTGTCAACGGATCCGGCAAGCACTGCAACTGGTCCATCGGCACCGAGAGCGGAATCGGACTGTTCTCCCCCGGCAAGACCGACAACGAGAACCTCAGGTTCCTCTGTTTCATGGCCAACACCCTCAAGGCGGTCTACGACAACAACGCACTGCTGAAGGCATCCGTCATGACCGCTTCCAACTCCCACAGGCTGGGAGCCAACGAGGCACCTCCCGCGATCATTTCCTCGTTCCTCGGAACTCAGGTCCACTCGGCCTTCGAGGAGCTCCTGAAATCCAAGGACATGGTCAAGATCGCAGGAAAGAAAGGATACAGTCTCGGAATCCCGCAGGTCCCCGAGCTCATCGTGGACAACACCGACAGGAACAGGACCTCTCCCTTTGCCTTTACCGGTAACAGGTTCGAGTTCAGGGCCGTCGGTTCGTCCGCCAACTGCTCCGGACCCATCACCATCCTGAACACCCTGCTGGCATATCAGCTCGAGCAGTTCATCGCAACCGTCAAGAAGCAGATCAAGAACGGTGTCGACCCCCTCAGGGCGATCCTCGACGAGACCCGCGAGACCTACAGGTCCTGCCAGGCCATCTGCTTCGACGGAAACGGATATTCCGACGAGTGGAAGGAGGAGGCCAAGAAGCGCGGACTGGACTGCGAGAGCTCAGTCCCCGTGTGCATGGACGCCTACACCACCAAGCAGACTGTCAAGATCTTCGAGACCGAGAAGGTCCTGACCAAGGTCGAGCTGGAATCCAGGAAGGAGGTTTTCCTAGAGATTTACTGTAAGAGGATCTCCATCGAGGCCAAGACTCTGGGCGATCTGGTGACCAACCACGTCATTCCCGTGGCGATCAGGTATCAGAACATCCTGCTGGAGAATGTGAAGAACCTCAAGGACATCTACGGGGAGAAGGACTTCAAGAAGTACGCCGCTTCGCAGCTCGACCTGATCAAGTGCATCTCCGAGGATATCTCCGCCGCTGAGTCGGAGATCGACCGTCTCGACATCCTGGTGGAGAAGATCGAAGCCAACGGAGAGGGACGTGCAGCAGCCGTTCAGTACCATGACAAAGTGGTCCCCATGCTGGAGAATATCCGTAAGCACGTGGACTCCCTGGAGCTCATGGTCGACGACCAGATGTGGCCCCTGCCCAAGTACAGGGAGCTGCTCTTCATCCACTGA
- a CDS encoding transmembrane protein, producing the protein MENTGNAYRTRQALVGAFILIAAALAIVIYGATDLGALAAAGIFILVVGIGIAALSLMFSGTPDKFGPSERVYRLVAGVLLAIIGAVLLLHGFGAAWYILIAVLLIGIAILGALTAISNSKQAKY; encoded by the coding sequence ATGGAAAACACCGGAAACGCATACAGGACCCGCCAGGCACTGGTGGGTGCATTCATCCTGATCGCAGCGGCCCTGGCCATCGTAATATACGGTGCCACCGACCTGGGCGCCCTGGCTGCCGCAGGAATCTTCATCCTCGTGGTCGGCATCGGCATCGCAGCCCTGTCGCTCATGTTCAGCGGCACCCCCGACAAATTCGGACCTTCCGAGAGGGTCTACCGTCTGGTCGCAGGCGTCCTCCTGGCGATCATCGGAGCGGTCCTGCTCCTCCACGGATTCGGGGCCGCATGGTACATACTCATCGCCGTGCTCCTCATAGGCATCGCCATCCTGGGAGCCCTGACGGCAATCTCTAACAGCAAGCAAGCAAAATACTGA